The following are encoded together in the Pedobacter steynii genome:
- a CDS encoding patatin-like phospholipase family protein, producing the protein MTRSLSLVCCLFLWISSPSYSQTDSKQGKRPKIGLALSGGGAKGMAHIGLLRLIDSLGIKIDYISGTSAGGIFGGLYAMGYTPDTLKKIALRINWRRVLSNKVPLNQINIEEKDEYDNYMIEFPVMGGRPRLPGALIEGQYISEILNTLTYPAKHINDFNKLPIPITITSSDIVNGGLVLQHSGSLPMAIRATLAIPAAFAPVYIDGRLLVDGGLDRNFPVQEVKEMGADIVIGGYTGFRLFTEKEIENPMKLIYQTHAFRSVEDSKKQEAMADVVVDFTHALTGYSTADFYQNRKIIEIGENEARKYLPQLIKIAEEQKKYPAENTPRAIKDPRLPVTRIKYQNDKGQPLDIPVMEQFAVSRLGLRTGRELKVKAVNDGIADLYGTQFFDKVYYTFENNADTGLTMNVRLKQGKPGVFKAAVHYDTEQSAGLIVNYTYRNILLSKSRLLATVDLSERFKARFDYYKFISENNRLWFKASFSYQALQNNSILYRLIADENYFNNMMNTELSLGYSLGRSSYLSLSVGNENEAIKRGPNVFKRFFGEGNDVRTLYKHSNEAFTILFKQNTLDNLYFPKRGNALTIQGKYLFSNRLSTKVPDPDDEKGQLIYQFLNPMDGLPGNIGRFFLNEQFVKRINRKFSLSASASWGFNYSDKYGIDSSYMYENAKFSMGGIDARQDVSQIGFIGLKRAEFGVANLTSFGLALQYNIKGNLYLTPQVNVAWENRGFNPFNVAFNDDYLFGYGAKLGYMSFMGPINFAVAKTNGFDRNPWRMYLSIGFKF; encoded by the coding sequence TAAGCAGCCCTTCTTATTCTCAAACGGATAGTAAACAGGGAAAGAGGCCAAAGATTGGTCTGGCATTGAGCGGTGGCGGGGCAAAGGGGATGGCGCATATTGGTTTGTTGAGGTTGATTGATTCCCTTGGAATAAAAATCGATTACATTTCGGGTACCAGTGCAGGAGGAATTTTTGGGGGATTGTATGCCATGGGCTATACGCCCGATACCTTGAAAAAAATAGCCTTGAGAATTAACTGGCGCAGGGTACTCAGTAACAAAGTTCCTTTGAACCAGATTAATATCGAAGAGAAAGACGAGTACGATAATTACATGATCGAATTTCCGGTAATGGGTGGAAGGCCGAGGTTGCCAGGAGCCTTAATTGAGGGACAATATATTTCTGAGATCCTCAATACGCTTACTTATCCGGCAAAACACATCAACGATTTTAATAAACTGCCCATTCCCATAACGATTACTTCTTCGGATATTGTGAATGGCGGGTTAGTGCTGCAGCATAGTGGCTCTTTGCCGATGGCCATTCGCGCCACATTGGCCATCCCGGCGGCTTTTGCACCCGTATATATTGACGGGCGCCTGCTGGTAGATGGTGGATTGGACCGCAATTTTCCGGTACAGGAAGTAAAAGAAATGGGGGCGGATATTGTTATTGGCGGTTACACCGGTTTTCGTCTGTTCACAGAAAAAGAAATTGAGAATCCGATGAAGCTCATTTATCAGACCCACGCTTTCCGCTCGGTTGAGGATTCAAAAAAACAGGAAGCCATGGCAGATGTAGTGGTTGATTTTACCCATGCGCTCACAGGTTATTCCACTGCTGATTTTTACCAGAACAGGAAAATCATTGAAATCGGAGAAAACGAAGCCCGGAAATACCTGCCTCAACTGATTAAGATAGCCGAAGAACAAAAAAAATATCCGGCAGAAAATACTCCCAGGGCAATAAAAGATCCCAGATTGCCGGTAACCAGGATCAAATACCAGAATGATAAAGGGCAACCTTTAGACATTCCGGTTATGGAGCAGTTTGCGGTTTCGCGCCTTGGCCTCCGGACGGGGAGGGAGTTGAAAGTAAAAGCGGTGAATGATGGAATAGCAGATTTGTACGGAACACAGTTTTTTGATAAGGTATATTATACTTTTGAAAATAATGCGGATACCGGCCTGACGATGAATGTTCGTTTGAAACAAGGGAAGCCTGGAGTATTCAAAGCTGCAGTTCATTACGATACAGAACAATCTGCCGGTTTGATTGTCAATTATACCTATCGCAACATCTTGCTGAGTAAATCCAGGCTGCTGGCTACAGTTGACCTGTCGGAGCGGTTCAAGGCGAGATTCGATTACTATAAGTTCATCAGCGAAAATAACCGGCTTTGGTTCAAAGCTTCCTTTAGTTATCAGGCATTACAGAATAACTCCATTCTGTACAGACTGATTGCAGATGAAAACTATTTTAACAACATGATGAATACGGAACTGTCTTTAGGATATAGCCTGGGGCGTTCCAGTTACCTTTCATTAAGTGTCGGCAATGAGAACGAAGCTATTAAAAGAGGACCGAATGTTTTTAAAAGGTTTTTCGGAGAGGGGAATGATGTCCGGACGCTTTATAAGCATAGCAACGAAGCTTTTACGATCCTTTTTAAGCAGAATACCCTGGATAATCTGTATTTCCCGAAGCGCGGTAACGCATTGACCATTCAGGGGAAATATTTGTTCAGCAACCGGCTGAGTACGAAAGTCCCTGACCCTGACGATGAAAAGGGACAATTGATTTATCAGTTTCTGAATCCAATGGATGGCCTTCCGGGAAACATCGGCCGGTTTTTCCTGAATGAGCAATTTGTAAAAAGGATTAACAGGAAATTTTCTTTGAGTGCATCCGCTTCCTGGGGATTCAATTATTCAGATAAATACGGGATTGATTCCTCTTATATGTACGAAAATGCAAAGTTTAGCATGGGTGGAATAGATGCCAGACAGGATGTTTCCCAGATTGGGTTTATCGGATTAAAGAGGGCGGAGTTTGGGGTGGCTAACCTGACCTCCTTCGGACTAGCCCTGCAATACAACATTAAAGGAAACCTGTATCTGACTCCTCAGGTAAATGTTGCCTGGGAGAACAGAGGTTTTAATCCTTTCAATGTTGCCTTTAATGATGACTATCTTTTCGGATATGGCGCCAAACTTGGCTATATGTCTTTCATGGGGCCCATTAATTTTGCCGTCGCAAAAACCAACGGATTTGACCGCAATCCCTGGAGAATGTATTTGTCTATAGGCTTTAAATTTTAA